One window from the genome of Planctomycetota bacterium encodes:
- the secY gene encoding preprotein translocase subunit SecY yields the protein MFQAFLNIFKIPDLRNKLLFTLGMLVIYRIGFWIPLPAVDQNELKALFAKQQGTALGDLANFISIFTGGALGQSTLFGLGILPYISAAIIFQLLATVYEPLKQMQKEGPAGRQKIQEYTRYATFALCLIQSIFYMQFFLRSHLVYPGFEYSFTFWGCGILGMTTGTMFLMWLGEQIDKYGIGNGASLIITAGIISKMPGALHWVAANFELAATGDATKTMDPMKVIFLIAAFLFVVAGTVLITQGQRRIPVQQAKHTRGRRVYGGQRSYLPLRVNHGGVMPIIFASSLMMIPAMLLPWLTNVGKAQEWHWWESFFGFFANELSMGRYNYLYVLLYVGLIYFFSYFWTSVQFQPHEMAEQLRDHGSFIPGLRPGPRTADYLEKVMERITYVGGGFLAVIAVVPTIISGAFGIPFFVSSFLGGTGLLITVSVALDFVQRIEANLLMRNYRGFLGGETAGSRIRGARGS from the coding sequence ATGTTTCAGGCTTTTCTCAACATCTTCAAGATCCCCGACCTGCGGAACAAACTCCTGTTCACGCTCGGAATGCTCGTCATCTATCGCATCGGCTTCTGGATTCCCCTGCCCGCCGTCGATCAGAACGAGCTTAAGGCCCTCTTCGCCAAACAGCAGGGCACCGCGCTGGGCGATCTGGCCAACTTCATCAGCATCTTCACCGGTGGTGCGCTCGGTCAGTCGACGCTCTTCGGTCTGGGCATCCTGCCGTACATCTCCGCCGCCATTATCTTCCAGCTTCTGGCCACCGTGTATGAGCCGCTCAAGCAGATGCAGAAGGAAGGCCCCGCGGGCCGGCAGAAGATTCAGGAATACACGCGCTACGCCACCTTCGCCCTCTGCCTGATTCAGTCCATCTTCTATATGCAGTTTTTCCTCCGCTCGCACCTGGTTTACCCCGGGTTCGAGTACTCGTTCACCTTCTGGGGCTGCGGCATCCTGGGCATGACCACCGGGACGATGTTCCTGATGTGGCTCGGCGAGCAGATCGACAAGTACGGCATCGGCAACGGCGCCTCGCTGATCATCACAGCCGGCATCATCTCCAAAATGCCCGGCGCCCTGCACTGGGTCGCCGCCAACTTTGAGCTGGCCGCCACCGGCGACGCCACCAAGACCATGGACCCGATGAAGGTGATCTTCCTCATCGCCGCCTTCCTCTTCGTCGTCGCCGGCACCGTGCTCATCACGCAGGGCCAGCGCCGCATTCCGGTGCAGCAGGCCAAGCACACCCGCGGGCGGCGCGTCTACGGCGGACAGCGCAGCTATCTGCCCCTTCGCGTCAACCACGGCGGCGTGATGCCGATCATCTTCGCCAGTTCCCTGATGATGATCCCCGCCATGCTTCTGCCCTGGCTCACCAACGTCGGCAAGGCGCAGGAGTGGCACTGGTGGGAGAGCTTCTTCGGGTTCTTCGCCAACGAACTGTCCATGGGCCGGTACAACTATCTGTACGTGCTCCTGTATGTCGGGCTGATCTATTTCTTCTCGTACTTCTGGACGAGCGTGCAGTTCCAGCCGCATGAAATGGCCGAGCAGCTCCGTGATCACGGCAGCTTCATCCCCGGCCTGCGTCCGGGCCCGCGCACGGCCGACTATCTCGAAAAAGTCATGGAGCGGATCACCTACGTCGGCGGCGGGTTCCTGGCCGTCATCGCCGTGGTCCCGACGATCATCAGCGGGGCGTTCGGCATCCCGTTCTTCGTTTCGAGCTTCCTGGGCGGCACGGGCCTGCTGATCACGGTCAGCGTGGCGCTGGACTTCGTGCAGCGGATCGAGGCGAACCTGTTGATGCGCAATTACCGTGGTTTCCTCGGCGGCGAGACCGCCGGGAGCCGCATCCGCGGAGCACGCGGATCGTAA
- a CDS encoding 50S ribosomal protein L15 → MMIHDITKLVGKHKRRKRVGRGIGSGHGKTSGRGVKGAGSRSGFSGSIRATREGGQMAYFRRIPKRGFNNANFTVRFNVINVSDLEQFFDAGATVDPAALIKAGLVPDNGMPLKVLANGEITKKLSVSANQFSEAARVKIEAAGGSANVVSMKAKAQPSA, encoded by the coding sequence ATGATGATTCACGACATCACCAAGCTCGTCGGCAAGCACAAGCGTCGCAAGCGCGTCGGCCGCGGCATCGGGTCCGGCCACGGCAAGACCTCCGGCCGCGGCGTCAAGGGCGCCGGGTCCCGCTCCGGTTTCTCCGGCTCCATCCGCGCGACCCGTGAAGGCGGCCAGATGGCCTACTTCCGCCGCATCCCCAAGCGCGGTTTCAACAACGCCAACTTCACCGTCCGCTTCAACGTCATCAACGTCTCGGACCTGGAGCAGTTCTTTGACGCCGGCGCCACCGTCGATCCCGCCGCCCTCATCAAGGCCGGCCTCGTCCCCGACAACGGCATGCCCCTGAAGGTCCTGGCCAACGGCGAGATCACCAAGAAACTGTCCGTGTCCGCCAACCAGTTCTCCGAAGCCGCCCGCGTCAAGATCGAAGCGGCCGGCGGTTCGGCGAACGTCGTGAGCATGAAGGCCAAAGCCCAACCCAGCGCATAA
- the rpsK gene encoding 30S ribosomal protein S11 gives MSKKAKIRRNVSRGIAYIKATFNNTQITITDTAGEVLAWDSAGSVGFKGARKSTPFAATRAAENVAAKVKKMGMQEIEAKIKGPGPGRESAVTALQANGLKVTAIEDCTPIPHNGCRPRKKRRV, from the coding sequence ATGAGCAAGAAAGCCAAAATCCGTCGCAACGTCTCCCGCGGCATCGCCTACATCAAGGCGACCTTCAACAACACCCAGATCACCATCACCGACACCGCCGGCGAGGTGCTCGCCTGGGACTCGGCCGGCTCCGTCGGCTTCAAGGGCGCCCGCAAGTCGACCCCCTTCGCCGCCACGCGCGCCGCGGAAAACGTCGCCGCCAAAGTCAAGAAGATGGGCATGCAGGAGATCGAGGCGAAGATCAAGGGCCCCGGTCCCGGACGCGAATCCGCCGTCACCGCCCTTCAGGCCAACGGCCTGAAGGTCACGGCCATCGAAGACTGCACCCCGATCCCCCACAACGGCTGCCGCCCCCGCAAAAAGCGCCGCGTGTAA
- the pstS gene encoding phosphate ABC transporter substrate-binding protein PstS family protein has product MQRAMFAAVLAAMPAMARAQVAVDENLPHYKPTSGVAGQIKSVGSDTMNNLMTLWAEKFKQVYPNVSVEIEGKGSSTAPPALIAGASNFGPMSRAMKDSEIDAFEQRFGYKPTMVRTAIDMLAVYVNKDNPIAQKGLTLQQIDAIFSKTRKGGMEKDLVTWGDVGLTGEWASKPISLYGRNSASGTYGFFKEHALFKGDYKDSVKEQPGSSSVVQAVASDKFGIGYSGIGYRTADVAVVPLALDASSDAVPADPANVSDYPLARFLYLYVNVAPAQAPDPLRREFLKLVFSQEGQQVVIKDGYLPVSYELAGQDLTKVGVNIKTDY; this is encoded by the coding sequence ATGCAACGGGCTATGTTCGCGGCGGTGCTGGCGGCGATGCCCGCCATGGCGCGGGCCCAGGTCGCCGTCGACGAGAATCTGCCGCACTACAAGCCGACGTCCGGCGTGGCGGGGCAGATCAAGAGCGTCGGCTCCGACACGATGAACAATCTCATGACCCTCTGGGCTGAGAAGTTCAAGCAGGTCTACCCCAACGTCTCCGTCGAGATCGAAGGCAAGGGCAGTTCGACCGCGCCGCCGGCGCTGATCGCGGGGGCGTCGAACTTCGGCCCGATGAGCCGGGCGATGAAGGACAGCGAGATCGACGCCTTCGAGCAGCGCTTCGGATACAAGCCCACCATGGTCCGCACCGCCATCGACATGCTCGCCGTCTACGTCAACAAGGACAACCCGATCGCGCAAAAGGGTCTGACCCTTCAGCAGATCGACGCCATCTTCTCCAAGACGCGCAAGGGCGGCATGGAAAAAGACCTCGTCACGTGGGGCGACGTCGGACTCACCGGCGAATGGGCGAGCAAGCCCATCAGTCTTTACGGCCGCAACAGCGCCTCGGGAACCTACGGGTTCTTCAAGGAGCATGCGCTGTTCAAGGGCGACTACAAGGACTCGGTCAAGGAGCAGCCCGGCTCATCGTCGGTCGTGCAGGCCGTCGCGTCCGACAAGTTCGGCATCGGCTACAGCGGCATCGGGTACCGGACCGCCGACGTGGCCGTCGTTCCGCTGGCGCTGGACGCATCGAGCGACGCGGTGCCGGCGGATCCGGCGAACGTGTCGGATTATCCGTTGGCGCGGTTCCTGTATCTGTATGTGAACGTCGCGCCCGCTCAGGCGCCGGACCCGCTCCGCCGCGAGTTCCTCAAGCTTGTCTTCTCGCAGGAAGGTCAGCAGGTCGTCATCAAGGACGGCTACCTGCCCGTCAGCTATGAACTGGCGGGACAGGACCTGACGAAAGTCGGCGTGAACATCAAAACCGATTACTGA
- the rpmJ gene encoding 50S ribosomal protein L36, with translation MKVRSSVKRICEHCKVIRRKGVVRVICTNPKHKQRQG, from the coding sequence ATGAAAGTCCGATCCAGCGTCAAACGGATCTGTGAGCACTGCAAAGTCATCCGCCGCAAGGGCGTCGTGCGGGTCATCTGCACCAACCCCAAGCACAAGCAGCGGCAGGGCTGA
- the infA gene encoding translation initiation factor IF-1, with product MAKEDKIQIEAEVLDALPNAMFKVKLENGHEVLAHLAGKMRMHYIKIVPGDKVTVEISPYDLTKGRITYRH from the coding sequence ATGGCCAAAGAAGACAAAATCCAGATTGAAGCCGAAGTGCTCGATGCACTGCCGAATGCGATGTTCAAGGTGAAACTTGAGAACGGGCACGAGGTGCTGGCTCATCTGGCGGGCAAAATGCGGATGCACTACATCAAGATCGTGCCCGGCGACAAGGTCACGGTGGAGATCAGCCCGTACGACCTGACCAAAGGCCGAATCACGTATCGGCATTGA
- the rpsM gene encoding 30S ribosomal protein S13: protein MPRISGVDIPDNKPVRISLRYIYGIGPKFADDILKEVGIDGQLRANKLTEDEIAKLNHVLENNYVVEGALRRQISQNIARMRDIRCYRGDRHRRGLPVRGQRTQTNARTRKGKKKTVAGKKGVTK from the coding sequence ATGCCTCGTATCTCAGGTGTCGACATCCCCGATAACAAGCCCGTCCGCATCTCCCTGCGGTACATCTATGGCATCGGGCCCAAGTTCGCTGATGACATCCTCAAGGAAGTCGGCATCGACGGACAGCTCCGCGCCAACAAGCTGACCGAAGACGAAATCGCCAAGCTCAACCACGTGCTTGAAAACAACTACGTGGTCGAAGGCGCTCTTCGCCGCCAGATCAGCCAGAACATCGCCCGCATGCGCGACATCCGCTGCTACCGCGGCGATCGTCACCGCCGCGGCCTGCCCGTCCGCGGTCAGCGCACCCAGACCAACGCCCGCACCCGCAAGGGCAAGAAGAAGACCGTCGCCGGCAAGAAGGGCGTCACGAAATAA
- a CDS encoding ABC transporter permease subunit, with product MSEPTPAAARRRRRATRPGVLLADGLARLLICAGGAGTIIAVMGVCFYLLYVVAPLFQFSTIDEPRDLPHDQPAGLILSGMDDYHTLAWSLSTGGELRVVRLDDGAERFKQQVADGKTITAATRLIGSPRVALGFADGSAQLVEIKFVSKFIEEDKLDPAVRQTLRQTPDAIVDYDQGVLQRAGEGQFRVQSVSYHALTTAKIADAPVHHIALADTPTGLLIGALSGEGETLSLHAVRGRQSQNMLTGEKTLKFAKPLAIPLPPGKHDAAMFLGVAGSGSEMSVAYRDGTLARINLADPASPYVAETGRLFDGDAALTSIGYILGSTTLLWGDSTGAVAAGFPIRLADADDDAKATGLIGAERDPRSLSMFAITKHLRLSGPAMTSFAPSPRRRLALAGFADGSIRMFNITTASTLAAAQLPVSEAVTSLTMNERENELLAATPNGVYRAAFDPRYAEATFGALFTRVWYEGYPAPVHAWQSSSGTSDFEPKLGLIPLVFGTIKATFYAMLFGAPIALLAAVFTSEFLHPRAKAIIKPSIELMASLPSVVLGFLAALVFAPFVEHIVPTAMTLFVAMPLSFLFCAYVWQMLPEHWTLRLASWRLLFMLVPVAIGSLLAVEAGPTVERVLFGGDLKAWSAWGPEVTDPAQARYASAVGGWAILLLPVCAVVVALVVNRTLSAALRRSHWSRRTLASLDMLKFLGSVAAAGAMTWALAAGLDGMGLDPRGPLMIWGINLSPIDTYVQRNALIVGFVMGFAIIPLIYTIADDALSAVPDHLRSASLGAGATPWQTAMRVIVPTAMSGLFSALMIGLGRAVGETMIVLMAAGNTAILDMNIFAGFRTLTANIAVELPEAPKDGTHYRTLFLAALVLFAMTFLVNTVAETVRQRFRKRAYQL from the coding sequence ATGAGTGAACCCACGCCCGCCGCCGCTCGCCGTCGCCGCCGCGCCACCCGGCCGGGCGTGCTTTTGGCCGACGGACTGGCGCGGTTGCTCATCTGCGCCGGCGGGGCGGGCACGATCATCGCCGTCATGGGCGTCTGCTTCTATCTGCTCTACGTCGTCGCGCCGCTCTTTCAATTCTCCACGATCGACGAGCCCCGCGACCTGCCGCACGACCAGCCCGCGGGGCTGATCCTGTCGGGCATGGACGATTATCACACGCTGGCGTGGAGCTTGAGCACGGGCGGGGAGCTGCGCGTCGTTCGCCTTGACGACGGAGCCGAGCGCTTCAAGCAGCAGGTCGCCGACGGCAAGACCATCACCGCCGCGACGCGTCTCATCGGCTCGCCGCGCGTCGCCCTCGGGTTCGCCGACGGGTCCGCCCAGCTTGTCGAGATCAAGTTCGTGAGCAAGTTCATCGAGGAGGACAAGCTCGATCCCGCGGTGCGCCAGACGCTCCGGCAGACGCCGGATGCGATCGTCGATTATGACCAGGGTGTGTTGCAGCGGGCGGGGGAGGGCCAGTTCCGCGTGCAGAGCGTCTCGTATCACGCCCTGACGACGGCGAAGATCGCCGATGCGCCGGTGCATCACATCGCGCTGGCGGACACGCCGACCGGCCTGCTCATCGGCGCGCTGAGCGGCGAAGGCGAGACGTTGTCGCTTCACGCCGTGCGCGGGCGGCAATCGCAGAACATGCTCACCGGCGAGAAGACGCTCAAATTCGCCAAGCCGCTCGCGATTCCGCTGCCGCCGGGCAAACATGATGCGGCGATGTTCCTCGGTGTCGCCGGCTCGGGCAGCGAGATGAGCGTCGCCTACCGCGATGGCACGCTCGCCCGCATCAATCTCGCCGACCCCGCTTCGCCGTACGTCGCCGAGACCGGCCGGCTGTTCGACGGCGACGCCGCGCTGACGTCGATCGGCTACATCCTCGGGTCCACGACGCTGCTGTGGGGCGATTCCACCGGCGCCGTCGCCGCCGGTTTCCCCATCCGTCTCGCCGACGCTGATGACGACGCCAAAGCGACCGGCCTCATCGGCGCGGAGCGCGATCCCCGCTCGCTGTCCATGTTCGCCATCACCAAACACCTGCGCCTCAGCGGCCCGGCCATGACGAGCTTCGCCCCTTCGCCGCGCCGCCGACTCGCCCTCGCCGGTTTCGCCGACGGGTCGATCCGCATGTTCAACATCACCACCGCCTCGACCCTCGCCGCCGCTCAGTTGCCGGTCAGTGAAGCGGTGACGTCGCTGACGATGAACGAGCGAGAGAACGAGCTTTTGGCGGCGACGCCGAACGGCGTGTACCGCGCCGCATTCGATCCGCGCTACGCCGAGGCGACCTTCGGCGCCCTGTTCACGCGCGTCTGGTACGAGGGCTACCCCGCGCCCGTGCATGCATGGCAATCGTCCTCCGGCACGAGCGATTTTGAACCCAAGCTCGGACTGATCCCGCTCGTCTTCGGCACGATCAAGGCGACGTTCTACGCCATGCTGTTCGGCGCGCCCATCGCGCTGCTCGCCGCGGTGTTCACCAGCGAGTTCCTGCACCCGCGCGCCAAGGCGATCATCAAGCCGTCGATCGAGCTGATGGCTTCGTTGCCGAGCGTCGTGCTCGGATTTCTGGCGGCGCTGGTGTTCGCGCCGTTCGTCGAGCACATCGTGCCGACGGCGATGACGCTCTTTGTCGCCATGCCGCTGTCGTTCCTTTTCTGTGCATACGTGTGGCAGATGCTGCCGGAGCATTGGACGCTGCGCCTGGCGTCGTGGCGTTTGCTGTTCATGCTCGTACCGGTCGCGATCGGGTCGCTGCTCGCGGTCGAGGCCGGGCCGACGGTGGAGCGCGTGCTTTTCGGCGGGGATTTGAAGGCGTGGTCCGCGTGGGGGCCGGAAGTGACGGACCCGGCTCAGGCGCGCTACGCCTCCGCGGTCGGCGGTTGGGCGATTCTGCTCTTGCCGGTGTGCGCTGTGGTTGTCGCGCTGGTCGTCAATCGCACGCTCAGCGCGGCCCTGCGGCGATCGCACTGGTCACGCCGCACGCTGGCGAGTCTGGACATGCTCAAGTTCCTCGGCTCCGTCGCCGCCGCCGGGGCGATGACGTGGGCGCTGGCGGCGGGGCTTGACGGCATGGGCCTGGACCCGCGCGGGCCGCTGATGATCTGGGGCATCAACCTTTCGCCCATCGACACGTACGTTCAGCGCAACGCCCTGATCGTCGGCTTCGTCATGGGCTTCGCCATCATTCCGCTCATCTACACCATCGCCGACGATGCGCTCAGCGCCGTGCCGGACCATCTCCGCTCCGCCTCGCTCGGCGCCGGCGCGACGCCCTGGCAGACCGCCATGCGCGTCATCGTGCCGACGGCGATGAGCGGGCTGTTCTCCGCATTGATGATCGGTCTCGGCCGCGCGGTCGGCGAGACCATGATCGTGCTCATGGCCGCCGGAAACACCGCGATTCTCGACATGAACATCTTCGCCGGCTTCCGCACGCTCACCGCCAACATCGCCGTCGAACTCCCCGAAGCGCCCAAGGACGGCACGCACTATCGCACGCTCTTCCTCGCCGCGCTTGTGCTCTTCGCCATGACCTTCCTCGTCAACACCGTCGCCGAAACCGTCCGTCAGCGGTTCCGCAAGAGGGCGTATCAGCTATGA
- a CDS encoding DNA-directed RNA polymerase subunit alpha: MRVRWRGLELPTRVIPDANNSGTFGKFTIEPFERGLGTTVGNSLRRILLSTIEGAAVTKVKISGAAHEFTSITGVQEDVTDIILNIKNLVVSLEGDEPKTMTLGATGPGEVTADLIEADTSITVLNKSLIIATLTQEIDFDIDFTVEKGRGYVPASELAEREEERQVGTIHVDAIFSPVVRVRYKVEDTRVGQKTNYDKLTLEIWTNGAITPELALVEAAKVMRKHLNPFVQYFELGEQTVSESAVSAVEAEQEQESRLSMSVADLDLSVRANNCLDSAGVKTVGELTRLSESDLLKIRSFGKTSLREIKRKLADLGLALVDSTDDSEMDFDEEVGVE, from the coding sequence ATGCGAGTTCGCTGGAGAGGTCTCGAGCTTCCCACCCGTGTCATCCCCGACGCCAACAATTCCGGCACGTTCGGCAAGTTCACCATTGAACCGTTCGAACGCGGCCTGGGCACCACCGTCGGCAACAGTCTCCGCCGCATCCTCCTGTCCACCATCGAAGGCGCCGCCGTCACCAAGGTGAAAATCTCCGGTGCCGCGCACGAGTTCACCTCGATCACCGGCGTGCAGGAAGACGTCACCGACATCATCCTCAACATCAAGAACCTCGTCGTGTCCCTCGAAGGCGATGAGCCCAAGACCATGACCCTCGGCGCGACCGGCCCCGGCGAAGTCACCGCCGACCTCATCGAAGCCGACACGTCCATCACCGTCCTCAACAAGAGTCTGATCATCGCGACCCTGACGCAGGAAATCGATTTCGACATCGACTTCACCGTCGAGAAGGGCCGCGGCTACGTCCCCGCTTCCGAACTCGCCGAACGCGAGGAGGAGCGCCAGGTCGGAACCATTCACGTCGACGCCATCTTCTCCCCCGTCGTCCGCGTCCGCTACAAGGTCGAGGACACCCGCGTCGGCCAGAAGACCAACTACGACAAGCTGACCCTCGAAATCTGGACCAACGGCGCGATCACGCCCGAACTGGCCCTCGTCGAAGCGGCCAAGGTCATGCGCAAGCACCTCAATCCGTTCGTGCAGTACTTCGAGCTGGGCGAGCAGACCGTCAGCGAGTCCGCCGTCAGCGCCGTCGAAGCCGAGCAGGAGCAGGAGAGCAGGCTGAGCATGAGCGTCGCCGACCTGGACCTGTCCGTCCGCGCCAACAACTGCCTCGACTCCGCCGGCGTCAAGACCGTCGGCGAACTGACCCGACTCAGCGAGAGCGATCTGCTCAAGATCCGCTCCTTCGGCAAGACCAGTCTGCGCGAGATCAAGCGCAAGCTCGCCGACCTGGGCCTCGCCCTCGTCGACTCGACCGACGATTCGGAAATGGACTTCGACGAAGAGGTCGGCGTCGAGTAA
- a CDS encoding 50S ribosomal protein L17: protein MRHAIGGIKLGRDSEHRLATLRNLAAALIQHGQITTTYPRAKAVRPMVDKLITLARKGDLASRRRAISIVGDRELIYVIKGGQEERIDEKTLIQKLFDELGPRFKERPGGYTRVIKLARHRIGDGSDLVVLQLVGDEERHNHTSKSNRRAKQDNRTAFAAKLRKGAGKSEPAPETAQAPADADKPAE, encoded by the coding sequence ATGCGACACGCCATCGGTGGAATCAAACTCGGACGCGATTCGGAGCATCGCCTCGCCACGCTCCGCAATCTCGCCGCCGCGCTTATTCAGCACGGCCAGATCACCACGACCTATCCCCGAGCCAAGGCCGTCCGTCCGATGGTCGACAAGCTCATCACCCTCGCCCGCAAGGGCGACCTCGCCTCCCGCCGCCGCGCGATCTCGATCGTCGGCGACCGCGAGCTGATCTACGTCATCAAGGGCGGCCAGGAAGAGCGCATCGATGAGAAAACCCTCATCCAGAAGCTCTTTGACGAGCTCGGCCCCCGCTTCAAGGAACGACCCGGCGGATACACCCGCGTCATCAAGCTCGCCCGTCACCGCATCGGCGACGGCTCCGATCTGGTCGTCCTCCAGCTCGTCGGCGACGAGGAGCGTCACAACCACACCTCCAAGTCCAACCGCCGCGCCAAGCAGGACAACCGCACCGCCTTCGCCGCCAAGCTCCGCAAAGGCGCCGGCAAGTCCGAACCCGCCCCGGAAACCGCCCAAGCCCCGGCTGACGCGGACAAGCCCGCCGAGTAA
- a CDS encoding twin-arginine translocation signal domain-containing protein — MSDASSRRTFIKQSGVLVAGAAIASSISRASYAAGNDTIKFALVGCGGRGSGAADQIMNSKGNVKLMAVADAFENKAQDAIKNLSRKHKDKIDVPNDRVFVGLDAYKKAIDAGVDLVVIATPPGFKTPQFEYAVKQGKHIFCEKPIATDAPGVRRFMAAVEESKKKNLMVGIGLQRHHEPRYIETVKRLHDGAIGDIIALRVYWDGNGIWYRNKMPGQSEMAFQCNNWYHFNWACGDQICEQHIHNLDVGCWVKGAYPVECNGMGGGEQRMGGDRTKSQIFDHTFCEYTFPDGTKMFSQGRHLQGGWQNVSEFAHGSKGTSDPSGWIKGENNWTFKGDSPGGHQQEQLDLIDALMRGEIYNEGEYGAKSTFTAILGREACYSGKVLKWDELLAKGTDLCPGIDTWTLDSAPPPTARPDKDGKYPYPVPGQHNPFA, encoded by the coding sequence ATGTCAGATGCATCTTCCCGCCGGACATTCATCAAGCAATCGGGCGTGCTCGTCGCAGGCGCCGCGATCGCTTCCTCCATCAGCCGCGCGTCCTACGCCGCCGGCAACGACACGATCAAGTTCGCCCTGGTGGGCTGCGGCGGACGCGGCAGCGGCGCCGCCGATCAGATCATGAACTCCAAGGGCAACGTCAAGCTCATGGCCGTCGCCGACGCCTTCGAGAACAAGGCCCAGGACGCCATCAAGAATCTCTCGCGCAAGCACAAGGACAAGATCGACGTGCCGAACGATCGCGTGTTCGTCGGCCTCGACGCCTACAAGAAGGCGATCGATGCGGGCGTGGACCTGGTCGTGATCGCCACGCCCCCCGGCTTCAAGACCCCGCAGTTCGAGTACGCGGTCAAGCAGGGCAAGCACATCTTCTGCGAAAAGCCCATCGCCACCGACGCCCCGGGCGTGCGGCGGTTCATGGCGGCCGTCGAAGAATCCAAAAAGAAAAACCTCATGGTCGGCATCGGCCTTCAGCGCCACCATGAACCGCGCTACATCGAAACCGTCAAGCGCCTTCACGACGGCGCGATCGGCGATATCATCGCCCTGCGCGTCTACTGGGACGGCAACGGCATCTGGTACCGCAACAAGATGCCCGGACAGTCCGAGATGGCCTTCCAGTGCAACAACTGGTACCACTTCAACTGGGCCTGCGGCGACCAGATCTGCGAACAGCACATCCACAACCTCGACGTCGGCTGCTGGGTCAAGGGCGCTTACCCCGTCGAGTGCAACGGCATGGGCGGCGGCGAACAACGCATGGGCGGCGACCGCACCAAGAGCCAGATCTTCGACCACACCTTCTGCGAATACACCTTCCCCGACGGCACCAAGATGTTCAGCCAGGGACGCCACCTTCAGGGCGGATGGCAGAATGTGAGCGAATTCGCCCACGGCTCCAAGGGCACTTCCGACCCCAGCGGTTGGATCAAGGGCGAAAACAACTGGACCTTCAAGGGCGACAGCCCCGGCGGCCACCAGCAGGAACAGCTTGACCTGATCGACGCCCTGATGCGCGGCGAAATCTACAACGAAGGCGAATACGGAGCCAAGTCCACCTTCACCGCCATCCTCGGCCGCGAGGCCTGCTACTCCGGCAAGGTCCTCAAGTGGGACGAACTGCTCGCCAAGGGCACCGACCTGTGCCCGGGCATCGACACGTGGACCCTCGACTCCGCCCCACCCCCCACCGCCCGCCCCGACAAGGACGGCAAATACCCCTACCCCGTCCCCGGCCAGCACAATCCCTTCGCCTGA
- the map gene encoding type I methionyl aminopeptidase, whose translation MAISLKSSQEIEQMRRAGQLVRQTLERCRAACVPGVTTGELDAIAGKTIAEHPGAVGLFKWYPTYNEGEGFPAYTCISVNDEVVHGIPGPRVIKEGDVVSIDFGVRVNGWCGDSATTIMVGQVSPEAKKLCAATEHVLRIAVENIKPGAKWSHVARKMQRHAESLGLGVIKDFVGHGIGRVMHEEPKVPNFVSRELIRHDIDLVPGMVLAVEPMCTLGSEQVRTLDDGWTVVTVDGKPAAHYEHTIAVTEDGCDVLTL comes from the coding sequence ATGGCAATCAGCTTGAAATCGTCCCAAGAGATCGAGCAGATGCGCCGGGCCGGCCAATTGGTGCGACAGACGCTCGAGCGTTGCAGAGCGGCATGCGTGCCGGGTGTGACGACGGGCGAGCTGGACGCCATCGCGGGCAAGACAATCGCCGAGCACCCCGGCGCCGTGGGCCTCTTCAAGTGGTACCCCACGTATAACGAAGGCGAGGGCTTCCCGGCGTACACGTGCATCAGCGTCAATGACGAAGTGGTGCACGGGATACCCGGACCGCGCGTGATCAAGGAAGGCGATGTGGTGAGCATCGACTTCGGCGTGCGGGTCAATGGATGGTGCGGCGACTCTGCGACGACGATCATGGTCGGGCAGGTTTCGCCGGAGGCCAAGAAGCTATGTGCCGCGACGGAGCATGTGCTTCGGATCGCGGTCGAGAATATCAAGCCCGGGGCCAAGTGGTCTCACGTGGCGCGCAAGATGCAGCGTCACGCCGAGTCGCTGGGCCTGGGGGTGATCAAGGACTTCGTGGGTCACGGCATCGGCCGGGTGATGCACGAGGAGCCGAAGGTGCCGAACTTTGTCAGCCGCGAGCTGATCCGGCACGACATTGATCTGGTGCCGGGCATGGTGCTGGCGGTGGAGCCGATGTGCACACTGGGCAGCGAGCAGGTCCGGACGCTGGATGACGGTTGGACAGTGGTGACGGTCGACGGCAAGCCGGCGGCGCACTACGAGCACACGATCGCCGTGACGGAAGACGGCTGCGACGTGCTGACGCTTTAA